Proteins found in one Anas platyrhynchos isolate ZD024472 breed Pekin duck chromosome 18, IASCAAS_PekinDuck_T2T, whole genome shotgun sequence genomic segment:
- the PKN3 gene encoding serine/threonine-protein kinase N3: MAAGTPQGSCLLQLGNGVNLMDPSFQQKLEGEKELLRRAIQKELKIKEGAENLRKATTDRKNLVHIEHVLKSSNRKLEQLHWELQELNARIVITDKEENKTDGSLSPDPCLWERNPNPMARKVEALKKQLHVEMKVKQGAENMIQMYSSATSKERKLLATAQQMLQDSKTKIEIIRMQIVKVSQSAGGMEDAVDPAVRLGTTISAVELRIEELRHHLRIEAAVAEGAKNVLKILGGSRVQDRKFLAEAQGRLQESSQKIDLLRLSLEHQLSELSPDHPKRALIKQELVNTSSLGAQHGIIQPTSVIKPTALTGTLEVRLMGCQDLLENVPGRSRMAGSSPVPGSPSDLKSLSRTRVGLGIPGRSVAGKYLRNEDLCNEVLAVLKVDNKVVGQTNWGPVNNQAWDQSFVIELDRSRELEIAIYWRDWRELCAVKFLRLDDFLDNERHGMCLLLEPQGMLFAEVMFCNPVIERKPKLQRQKRIFPKQKGKEFLRAPQMNMNVAAWGRLMMSFLPPCSSMSTLSPPLHDPIHTDFSPVPTQNHTDSITKLSSDFPVAKLTYDDEAPPKPPRLFLMANSKESTPSPADSPCLKRLHVEKSCSSALTEFPIQASPRKKAVQLEDFRCIAMLGRGHFGKVLLAQYKATGKLYAIKALKKKDIIRRDEIDSLNCEKRIFEVVNSSDHPFLVNMFACFQTPHHACFVMEYTPGGDLMMRIHEDVFPEHMARFYTACVVLGLQFLHEKKIVYRDLKLDNLLLDAEGFVKIADFGLCKEGIGFGDRTNTFCGTPEFLAPEVLTDISYTRAVDWWGLGVLIYEMLVGESPFPGDDEEEVFDSIVNDEVRYPRFLSSEALSIIRKLLRKCPERRLGAGERDAEEIKIQAFFKEIDWAALYARTLKPPFVPTLRDPTDISNFDEEFTSQKPIVTPPEEVAFLTNKEQAVFKDFDFVSKHLLDV, encoded by the exons ATGGCGGCGGGGACCCCGCAG GGCAGCTGTCTCTTGCAGCTAGGCAATGGTGTAAACTTAATGGATCCAAGCTTCCAGCAAAAACTGGAGGGTGAGAAGGAACTACTTCGCCGTGCTATACAAAAAGAACTGAAGATTAAAGAAGGAGCAGAGAACCTGCGTAAAGCAACAACAGACAGAAAGAATCTTGTTCATATAGAGCATGTGCTGAAATCTTCTAACCGGAAATTAGAGCAACTTCATTGGGAACTTCAGGAGCTTAATGCAAGGATTGTCATAACAGACAAAGAGGAGAATAAGACAG ATGGGTCTTTATCTCCAGACCCTTGTCTCTGGGAAAGAAACCCAAACCCCATGGCAAGGAAGGTTGAAGCTCTGAAAAAGCAACTACACGTTGAAATGAAAGTCAAGCAAGGAGCTGAGAATATGATCCAAATGTATTCAAGTGCAACATCCAAG GAGCGTAAACTGCTGGCTACAGCTCAGCAGATGCTTCAAGACAGTAAGACAAAGATTGAAATAATCCGCATGCAAATTGTGAAGGTATCTCAGTCCGCAGGAGGGATGGAAGATGCAGTGGATCCAGCAG TGAGGCTGGGGACCACCATCAGTGCTGTGGAGCTGCGCATTGAGGAGCTGAGACATCATCTGCGCATTGAAGCTGCTGTAGCTGAGGGGGCAAAAAATGTGCTGAAGATCCTAGGAGGGAGTCGGGTACAGGATCGCAAGTTTTTAGCTGAG GCTCAGGGTCGTTTGCAAGAATCCTCTCAGAAGATTGATCTGCTGCGCTTGTCCTTGGAACATCAGCTTAGTGAACTTTCTCCTGATCACCCAAAACGAGCACTGATCAAGCAGGAACTGGTAAATACTTCTTCCCTGGGAGCTCAGCATGGCATTATCCAACCTACTTCAGTCATCAAACCTACAGCCCTTACAG GAACACTGGAAGTGAGACTGATGGGGTGTCAAGATCTATTGGAAAATGTTCCAGGACGTTCCCGAATGGCTGGTTCTTCTCCTGTCCCTGGCAGTCCAAGTGATTTGAAGTCCCTTTCCCGAACAAGAGTTGGCCTGGGTATCCCTGGCCGTAGTGTTGCAGGAAAGTACCTGCGGAATGAAGACCTATGTA ATGAAGTCCTTGCTGTGCTCAAAGTGGACAATAAAGTGGTTGGCCAAACAAACTGGGGACCAGTTAATAACCAGGCGTGGGACCAGAGCTTTGTCATTGAGTTGGATCGG TCTCGTGAGCTAGAAATTGCAATCTATTGGAGAGACTGGAGAGAGCTGTGTGCAGTGAAGTTTTTACGTTTGGATGATTTCCTTGATAACGAACGCCATGGGATGTGCCTCTTGCTTGAACCCCAAGGAATGCTTTTTGCAGAG GTGATGTTCTGTAATCCTGTCATTGAGAGAAAGCCAAAACTGCAACGTCAGAAACGTATTTTCCCCAAACAGAAAG GGAAAGAATTTCTCCGAGCTCCTCAAATGAACATGAATGTTGCTGCGTGGGGTCGCCTGATGATGAGCTTCCTCCCTCCGTGTAGTTCAATGAGCACTCTGAGTCCCCCACTTCATGATCCCATTCATACAGACTTCTCTCCAGTTCCCACACAAAATCACACTGACTCAATAACCAAGCTGAGTAG TGACTTTCCTGTGGCTAAGCTTACCTATGATGATGAAGCACCACCCAAGCCTCCACGCCTTTTTCTCATGGCCAACTCCAAAGAATCAACACCATCTCCTGCAGATTCTCCG TGTCTGAAAAGGCTGCATGTTGAGAAGTCTTGCAGCTCTGCTTTAACAGAATTTCCAATCCAGGCATCTCCAAG AAAAAAGGCAGTTCAGCTTGAGGATTTTCGCTGCATCGCCATGCTGGGACGTGGACACTTTGGGAAG GTACTCTTGGCCCAATACAAGGCAACCGGGAAGCTGTATGCTATCAAAGCcttgaagaaaaaagatattATTAGGAGAGATGAAATTGATAG CTTGAACTGTGAGAAGAGAATATTTGAGGTGGTCAATTCTTCTGATCATCCATTCCTTGTGAACATGTTTGCATGTTTCCAGACACCTCATCATGCTTGTTTTGTGATGGAATATACTCCAGGTGGTGATCTTATGATGCGCATACATGAAGATGTTTTTCCAGAGCATATGGCACG GTTTTATACAGCGTGTGTAGTCCTGGGGCTCCAATTCCTGCATGAGAAGAAAATTGTTTATAG GGACCTGAAATTGGATAATCTGCTTTTAGATGCTGAAGGATTTGTGAAGATTGCAGATTTTGGATTGTGTAAGGAAG GAATAGGTTTTGGAGACCGCACAAACACCTTCTGTGGTACTCCTGAATTTCTGGCTCCAGAAGTCCTGACGGACATCTCATACACTCGGGCAGTAGACTGGTGGGGATTGGGTGTTCTCATTTATGAAATGCTTGTTGGTGAG TCACCATTTCCTGGAGATGATGAAGAAGAAGTCTttgatagtattgtaaatgatGAAGTCCGCTATCCACGATTCCTTTCATCTGAAGCACTTTCTATAATCCGTAAG CTTCTTCGGAAATGTCCAGAACGTAGACTGGGAGCAGGGGAAAGAGATGCAGAAGAGATTAAAATTCAGGCCTTTTTTAAG GAAATTGATTGGGCAGCTTTGTACGCCAGGACTCTGAAGCCCCCTTTTGTGCCCACTTTAAGAGATCCGACTGACATTAGCAACTTTGATGAAGAGTTTACATCGCAAAAGCCAATTGTGACTCCTCCGGAAGAGGTTGCTTTCCTAACCAATAAGGAGCAGGCTGTCTTCAAGGACTTTGACTTTGTCTCCAAACACCTTTTAGATGTTTGA
- the SET gene encoding protein SET: MSAPAAKVSKKELNSNHDGADETSEKEQQEAIEHIDEVQNEIDRLNEQASEEILKVEQKYNKLRQPFFQKRSELIAKIPNFWVTTFVNHPQVSALLGEEDEEALHYLTRVEVTEFEDIKSGYRIDFYFDENPYFENKVLSKEFHLNESGDPSSKSTEIKWKSGKDLTKRSSQTQNKASRKRQHEEPESFFTWFTDHSDAGADELGEVIKDDIWPNPLQYYLVPDMDDEEGEGEEDDDDDEEEEGLEDIDEEGDEDEGEEDEDDDEGEEGEEDEGEDD; this comes from the exons ATGTCGGCGCCGGCGGCCAAAGTCAGTAAGAAGGAGCTCAACTCCAACCACGATGGGGCCGACGAGACCTCAG aaaaagagcAACAGGAAGCAATTGAACACATTGATGAAGTACAGAATGAAATAGACAG ACTGAATGAACAAGCCAGTGAGGAAATTTTGAAAGTAGAACAGAAATACAACAAACTCCGCCAACCATTCTTCCAGAAGAGGTCAGAATTGATCGCCAAAATCCCAAATTTCTGGGTAACAACATTTGTCAACCACCCACAAG TATCTGCACTGCTGGgagaagaagacgaagaagcACTGCATTATTTGACCAGAGTTGAGGTGACAGAATTCGAAGACATCAAATCAGGTTACAGAATAGATTTT TATTTTGATGAGAATCcatactttgaaaataaagttcTCTCCAAAGAGTTTCATCTGAATGAAAGTGGAGACCCATCTTCAAAATCAACTGAGATCAAATGGAAATCTGGAAAG GATCTGACAAAACGTTCAAGCCAGACACAGAACAAAGCCAGTAGGAAGAGGCAGCATGAAGAGCCAGAAAGTTTCTTTACCTGGTTCACTGACCACTCTGATGCAGGGGCTGATGAGCTAGGAGAAGTCATCAAGGATGACATCTGGCCAAATCCACTGCAGTACTACTTG GTTCCTGATATGGATGatgaagaaggggaaggagaggaggatgATGACGatgatgaagaggaagaaggatTGGAGGATATTGATGAAGAAGGAGACGAAGATGAGGGGGAAGAAGACGAAGATGATGATGAGGGAGAGGAAGGCGAG GAGGATGAAGGAGAAGACGACTAA